A window of the Ostrea edulis chromosome 1, xbOstEdul1.1, whole genome shotgun sequence genome harbors these coding sequences:
- the LOC125678942 gene encoding E3 ubiquitin-protein ligase E3D-like isoform X1, which produces METGLIECKEVILFAEYKQTMGYLNIHLYSQRFSDKMSCENSIHVEGNRISIEDVVSSVTFEFKDLKFDPSTCRTLQYTGQGSVTFTLQVEKPPSEILSVSLRNNDQQEHFVKEIKANQNRCYCKFCGQKILKDTCHFLRVLPLPSENWSDFSDMWFCHDHSHASNEESHVTDQKSAELRPKLKDCFVAESYFTVLFEQIKEESVMILRDHCIRCSRCRNLLGEVHPEKNAGVSKGGKVIKLLRTSAHFITEYNAPTTSKKMVLNRGDEAEDMFAGLLMEHSKLYTSFRLYITTSTEGKTFDCLIWIIDPKLWIFKGNADSGSENLTAIDVVKVLFRALLPSGEKHKEEEEERNDWKKDNSIHTISLPYSSCLTLLKILIENSKCLPSKCRKHDKFHVGYLKYLPSVTNVKTLDTFCRE; this is translated from the exons ATGGAGACAGGACTGATAGAGTGTAAAGAAGTTATACTTTTTGCAGAATATAAACAGACAATGGGATATTTAAACATTCATCTTTATTCTCAAAG GTTTTCAGATAAGATGTCTTGTGAAAATTCAATACACGTGGAAGGTAACAGAATTTCTATCGAAGATGTTGTGTCCAGTGTGACTTTTGAATTTAAAGACTTAAAGTTTGACCCATCTACGTGCAGAACTTTACAGTACACTGGACAAGGGTCTGTGACGTTTACGTTGCAAGTGGAGAAACCCCCTAGTGAGATTTTGTCTGTTTCACTAAGAAATAATGACCAGCAAGAACATTTTGTCAAAGAAATAAAAGCAAATCAGAATAGATGTTACTGTAAATTTTGCGGACAGAAGATTCTGAAAGATACATG TCACTTTTTACGGGTCTTACCACTTCCATCCGAGAATTGGTCCGATTTTTCGGACATGTGGTTTTGTCATGATCATAGCCATGCGTCAAATGAAGAAAGCCACGTGACTGATCAGAAATCCGCTGAATTAAGACCAAAGTTGAAGGACTGTTTTGTCGCGGAGTCCTACTTTACTGTCTTGTTTGAACAGATTAAGGAAGAAAGTGTTATGATTTTACGAGATCACTGCATCAGATGTAGTCGATGTAGAAATTTACTTGGTGAGGTACATCCGGAAAAAAATG CAGGCGTGTCAAAAGGTGGAAAAGTGATCAAGTTGCTAAGAACTTCTGCGCATTTCATAACGGAATATAACGCACCAACCACTTCAAAGAAAATGGTATTAAATAG AGGCGATGAAGCTGAGGATATGTTTGCTGGACTCCTTATGGAACACAGTAAACTGTATACGAGTTTTAGATTGTATATAACTACCTCGACAGAAGGAAAGACGTTTGATTGCTTA atATGGATTATAGACCCGAAATTGTGGATATTTAAAGGAAATGCTGATTCCGGTTCCGAGAATCTGACCGCCATCGATGTTGTCAAAGTTTTATTCAGAGCTTTGCTGCCTTCAGGAGAAAAACATAA GGAGGAAGAGGAGGAACGGAATGACTGGAAGAAAGACAACTCTATTCATACCATCTCTCTTCCTTACTCGAGTTGCTTAACGCTGCTAAAAATACTGATCGAGAATTCCAAATGTTTGCCTTCAAAATGCAGAAAACATGACAAGTTTCAT GTAGGCTATTTGAAATATCTCCCGAGCGTGACCAATGTGAAGACTTTGGATACATTTTGCAGAGAATAA
- the LOC125678942 gene encoding E3 ubiquitin-protein ligase E3D-like isoform X2, giving the protein METGLIECKEVILFAEYKQTMGYLNIHLYSQRFSDKMSCENSIHVEGNRISIEDVVSSVTFEFKDLKFDPSTCRTLQYTGQGSVTFTLQVEKPPSEILSVSLRNNDQQEHFVKEIKANQNRCYCKFCGQKILKDTCHFLRVLPLPSENWSDFSDMWFCHDHSHASNEESHVTDQKSAELRPKLKDCFVAESYFTVLFEQIKEESVMILRDHCIRCSRCRNLLGEVHPEKNGVSKGGKVIKLLRTSAHFITEYNAPTTSKKMVLNRGDEAEDMFAGLLMEHSKLYTSFRLYITTSTEGKTFDCLIWIIDPKLWIFKGNADSGSENLTAIDVVKVLFRALLPSGEKHKEEEEERNDWKKDNSIHTISLPYSSCLTLLKILIENSKCLPSKCRKHDKFHVGYLKYLPSVTNVKTLDTFCRE; this is encoded by the exons ATGGAGACAGGACTGATAGAGTGTAAAGAAGTTATACTTTTTGCAGAATATAAACAGACAATGGGATATTTAAACATTCATCTTTATTCTCAAAG GTTTTCAGATAAGATGTCTTGTGAAAATTCAATACACGTGGAAGGTAACAGAATTTCTATCGAAGATGTTGTGTCCAGTGTGACTTTTGAATTTAAAGACTTAAAGTTTGACCCATCTACGTGCAGAACTTTACAGTACACTGGACAAGGGTCTGTGACGTTTACGTTGCAAGTGGAGAAACCCCCTAGTGAGATTTTGTCTGTTTCACTAAGAAATAATGACCAGCAAGAACATTTTGTCAAAGAAATAAAAGCAAATCAGAATAGATGTTACTGTAAATTTTGCGGACAGAAGATTCTGAAAGATACATG TCACTTTTTACGGGTCTTACCACTTCCATCCGAGAATTGGTCCGATTTTTCGGACATGTGGTTTTGTCATGATCATAGCCATGCGTCAAATGAAGAAAGCCACGTGACTGATCAGAAATCCGCTGAATTAAGACCAAAGTTGAAGGACTGTTTTGTCGCGGAGTCCTACTTTACTGTCTTGTTTGAACAGATTAAGGAAGAAAGTGTTATGATTTTACGAGATCACTGCATCAGATGTAGTCGATGTAGAAATTTACTTGGTGAGGTACATCCGGAAAAAAATG GCGTGTCAAAAGGTGGAAAAGTGATCAAGTTGCTAAGAACTTCTGCGCATTTCATAACGGAATATAACGCACCAACCACTTCAAAGAAAATGGTATTAAATAG AGGCGATGAAGCTGAGGATATGTTTGCTGGACTCCTTATGGAACACAGTAAACTGTATACGAGTTTTAGATTGTATATAACTACCTCGACAGAAGGAAAGACGTTTGATTGCTTA atATGGATTATAGACCCGAAATTGTGGATATTTAAAGGAAATGCTGATTCCGGTTCCGAGAATCTGACCGCCATCGATGTTGTCAAAGTTTTATTCAGAGCTTTGCTGCCTTCAGGAGAAAAACATAA GGAGGAAGAGGAGGAACGGAATGACTGGAAGAAAGACAACTCTATTCATACCATCTCTCTTCCTTACTCGAGTTGCTTAACGCTGCTAAAAATACTGATCGAGAATTCCAAATGTTTGCCTTCAAAATGCAGAAAACATGACAAGTTTCAT GTAGGCTATTTGAAATATCTCCCGAGCGTGACCAATGTGAAGACTTTGGATACATTTTGCAGAGAATAA
- the LOC125679057 gene encoding uncharacterized protein LOC125679057: MPQTTNKKILLENKLMPCGRGSVRNALWNLDYVTRRRAMKLNEQQEQRLQHLCKVLDRQKYYNGTKADRAMQEVMERGQELEQECRIRRLLVERNLANTETNRAIMERILRGEKIKPPLCSESYDDHVWISRMPRKADGLKHKGVASDTHNYKKQEIQSSSEKLQTMTDPVQVYEFEVILETGSIQRWHMPVHSLASRLAANIRSSHYTKVATKERARTTRI, from the coding sequence ATGCCACAAACAACCAATAAGAAAATTTTGctggaaaacaaattaatgCCCTGCGGGAGGGGGTCCGTAAGAAACGCTCTGTGGAATCTCGACTACGTGACGAGAAGACGAGCAATGAAACTTAACGAACAGCAGGAACAAAGGCTGCAACATTTGTGCAAAGTTCTAGACCGGCAAAAATACTACAACGGCACGAAGGCAGATCGCGCAATGCAGGAAGTGATGGAGAGAGGTCAGGAACTGGAACAGGAGTGTAGAATTAGGCGACTGCTGGTGGAGAGAAATTTGGCGAACACGGAAACGAACAGAGCGATCATGGAGAGAATATTACGTGGTGAGAAGATCAAGCCGCCATTGTGTTCAGAGAGCTATGATGATCATGTCTGGATAAGTAGAATGCCTAGGAAGGCGGACGGTCTGAAACACAAAGGGGTGGCATCGGATACGCACAATTAtaaaaaacaagaaatacaAAGCTCATCTGAGAAACTACAAACAATGACAGACCCAGTGCAGGTATATGAATTCGAAGTTATTCTGGAAACAGGATCCATCCAAAGGTGGCATATGCCAGTCCATTCTCTCGCCTCGAGGTTGGCGGCAAATATTCGATCTTCTCACTATACGAAAGTTGCTACGAAGGAAAGAGCCCGAACTACTAGAATCTAG